From one Pontibacillus sp. HMF3514 genomic stretch:
- a CDS encoding AAA family ATPase, whose product MLHLKSVQYKQPSFQEEEFPFSLSLFRQLDTFHFEKPITILIGENGTGKSTLLESIAFESDSILIGGETIDQDPTLQAARKIALHLDLTWHARTKSGFFFRAEDFRNYVQKVTEYREDAEQQLERIRREDPHSYEVLPYARTVGELKNLYGDGLEVRSHGESFLDLFKARLRPNSFYILDEPEAPLSPLKQLSLISLIMDSVREGSQFIIATHSPMLMALPEADLLSIEDGELIHKSYEELEHVKLTKDFLNHPEQFLRHL is encoded by the coding sequence GTGCTTCACTTAAAATCTGTCCAGTATAAGCAACCTTCATTTCAAGAGGAGGAGTTCCCTTTTTCCTTATCTCTCTTTCGTCAACTCGATACGTTCCATTTTGAAAAACCCATCACCATTCTCATAGGCGAAAATGGTACGGGAAAATCAACTCTACTTGAATCGATTGCTTTTGAGAGTGATAGCATTTTAATTGGAGGAGAAACGATTGATCAGGACCCTACACTACAGGCCGCTAGGAAAATAGCGCTTCACCTTGACCTTACTTGGCATGCCCGGACTAAATCAGGGTTCTTTTTTCGTGCGGAGGATTTTCGAAACTATGTTCAAAAGGTAACGGAGTATAGAGAAGATGCGGAACAACAGCTTGAACGTATTCGAAGAGAGGATCCCCATAGTTATGAAGTGCTTCCTTATGCGAGAACAGTTGGTGAGCTAAAGAACCTTTATGGAGATGGACTTGAAGTGCGATCTCATGGGGAAAGTTTTCTGGATCTTTTCAAAGCAAGGCTAAGGCCGAATAGTTTTTATATTTTGGATGAGCCTGAAGCACCGTTGTCTCCATTAAAGCAATTATCTCTTATATCATTGATTATGGATTCGGTTCGAGAAGGGTCGCAATTTATTATTGCGACTCATTCGCCCATGTTGATGGCGTTACCAGAGGCAGATCTTTTATCGATTGAGGATGGTGAGCTTATTCATAAATCCTATGAGGAGCTTGAGCATGTGAAGCTGACGAAGGATTTTTTGAATCATCCGGAGCAGTTTTTGAGGCATTTGTAG